AATATTTTGGATGCCTACAGGGAGCTCTCTGACGATGGATTCGTTGAAATAGTTACCTGCGGTGCTACCCACGGTCTCCTTCCTGCCCTTCAGCCCGTTGAGGAAGCTGTTAGAACTCAGATAAGGGTGGCCGTCAAGAACTTTGAGAAACACTTTGGGAGGGAACCCAAGGGAATTTGGCTTCCGGAGTGCGGTTACTATCCAGAAGTTGAGGAGGTTCTTAGAGAATTTGGAATTGATTTCTTTCTCCTTGACTCCCACGGCTTACTCTACGGAAAGCCCTTCCCGAAGTTCGGTGTTTACTCCCCAGTGTATACTCCGAAGGGAAGAGTAGCCCTTGCGAGGGACCCCGAATCCTCAAAGCAGGTTTGGAGTTCAAAGGAGGGATATCCTGGAGACCCCTGGTACAGGGACTTTTACAGGGATATTGGATTTGACCTTCCATTGGATTACGTTTCTCCCTACATAAACCCGGACGGCTCCAGAACCTACACTGGAATCAAGTACTACAGGATAACGGGGGATGTCGATTTAGGTGAAAAGGAACCCTACGTAAGGGAGAGAGCTCTTGAAAGGGTTAAAGTCCACGCTGAACACTTTCACTTCTGCAGGGATAAGCAGTCTGAGTACCTAAAAGAAACAATGGGAAGGGAACCTCTAATAGTTGCTCCCTTTGATGCAGAACTCTTTGGTCACTGGTGGTTTGAAGGCCCCGAATTTCTCTACAACCTATTTAAGAACTTTGAAGAGTTTAAGGTGATAAAACCCGTCCTGCTTAGGGAATATTTAGAAATCTACCCTGAAAATCCAAAGACTCAGCCGGCAGTTTCCTCCTGGGGGGATAAAGGCTACTTTGATGTTTGGGTGAACGGGAAGAACGATTGGGTTTATTACCACCTGATAGGAATGGCAAGGACGTTAAATAGGTTGAAGGAAAAGGTTAGGAGAAATGAGAGGAGCGAGAGAATCTTAAATCAGATGCTGAGGGAGCTCCTCTTGGCTCAAAGCTCTGACTGGACCTTCCTCATAACTACCGGAACAGCTTCAAACTACGCAGAGAACAGGCTCAAAGAGCACATATCAAACTTTGAGGCTTTGAGAAGGATGGTTGAGGAGGGTGAGTTTGAAGAGGAAAAACTTAAAAAGTTGGAGGAGAAAAACTCAATCTTTAAAGAGCTCTCCTTCTGGGAGGATTGGGGTTGAGACTGGGAGTGGATGTTGGAGGAACATTCGTTAAGTTTACAGATGGAGAAAACAGGTGGAAGGAGAGGACTCCAAAAACAAAGGAGGATTTAGTTTCACTAATTTCATCCGTTGGAAAGAGCTTAAATGTTAAATCGATTGGCGTTGCAGTTGCAGGTCTTGTAAACACGAAAAAAGGGACAGTTACCGAATCTCCAAACCTTAAGTTTTTGAACGGATTTCCCCTGAAGGAGGAATTGGAGAAAAAACTGAACGTGCAAGTTTCTATATTCAACGATGCAACTGCTGCAGCCTACGGAGAGTACAAATTGGGAGTAGGGAGGGGGAGCTCCGTTTTCTTATGCCTTACCTTGGGAACGGGACTTGGAGGAGGAGCTGTTATTGAAGGAGCTCCCCTTTTTGGGGTTTCGGGAACTGCAATGGAAGTTGGACACATAACTGTTGAAGTGAATGGATGGCCCTGCCACTGTGGAAGGAAAGGATGCCTTGAAGCCTACGTTTCCTCCTACGGACTTGAAAGGTTCTACTTCATGGAAACAGGAGAGTGTGCTTCCTCCTTTGAAGTCATAGAGAGAGCAAAAAATAGAGAAACAGAAGCTTTGAAATCGATAGACGAAATGTCCGACTACTTAACAGTAGGAATAGCAAGTTTAATTCACCTCTTTAATCCTGATGTTGTTGCAATTTCTGGAGGAATTCCAGCAAGTTATCCGGAGCTCCTTAAAACAACAGAACAAAAAGTAAAAAAGAGGGCATTTAAACAGCCGGCTTCAGATTTTTCACTTAAGTTGGCAGAACTTGGTGAGTTCAGTGGAGCTTTCGGAGCTCTCCTTCTAACCATGTATAATTCCTCTTAAAAGTCCACGGAGGAAATTTTGGAAAAAACAAAAGAAACTTATTCCCCGTACTATGAAGAGGATGAAATAGACCTCTACGAACTTTGGTTAACTTTAAAAAAGAGAAAAAAGATAGTTTTAGGATTTACAGTATTTTTTACTTTGATTGCCCTGATTCTATGCTTTATTCTACCTCCAACTTACAAAACAGAAACTACCCTTATGCCTTTAGGAGGAAAAAAAGGAGGAGGACTGTCCTCCCTTTTGGCATCTTTACCTATTTCTGTATCCCTTCCAACCAGTCAGTCGGGACTTACCGTTGAGGCCGTTTTAAACAGCAGAACTTTAAGAGAAAGAGTTATAAGGGATTTAAACTTGTTACCACTTCTATTTCCGGATAAGTGGGACAGTAAAAGAAGAAAGTGGATTCTAAAAGGAAAGGACGATAGGCCTCCAACAATTTTAGATGGAGCGGAGAAGTTAAAGAAGTTAATCTCCGTTTCTACAAACAAGAAAACTGGAGTTGTTACACTCTCTGTTGAATTTAAGGAAAACCCTCAAATTGCC
The Balnearium lithotrophicum DNA segment above includes these coding regions:
- a CDS encoding glycoside hydrolase family 57 protein, with the translated sequence MVKGYFFLFLHHHLPFVKHPEYEYFQEEHWLFEAISETYVPLLQNFFKLRDQGINFRVTLSLTPPLCEMLSDPLLKEKFRKYVQRTLELCEKEIRRTEGSPTFNKLARFYRDRFESVRDFYESYNGNILDAYRELSDDGFVEIVTCGATHGLLPALQPVEEAVRTQIRVAVKNFEKHFGREPKGIWLPECGYYPEVEEVLREFGIDFFLLDSHGLLYGKPFPKFGVYSPVYTPKGRVALARDPESSKQVWSSKEGYPGDPWYRDFYRDIGFDLPLDYVSPYINPDGSRTYTGIKYYRITGDVDLGEKEPYVRERALERVKVHAEHFHFCRDKQSEYLKETMGREPLIVAPFDAELFGHWWFEGPEFLYNLFKNFEEFKVIKPVLLREYLEIYPENPKTQPAVSSWGDKGYFDVWVNGKNDWVYYHLIGMARTLNRLKEKVRRNERSERILNQMLRELLLAQSSDWTFLITTGTASNYAENRLKEHISNFEALRRMVEEGEFEEEKLKKLEEKNSIFKELSFWEDWG
- a CDS encoding ROK family protein yields the protein MRLGVDVGGTFVKFTDGENRWKERTPKTKEDLVSLISSVGKSLNVKSIGVAVAGLVNTKKGTVTESPNLKFLNGFPLKEELEKKLNVQVSIFNDATAAAYGEYKLGVGRGSSVFLCLTLGTGLGGGAVIEGAPLFGVSGTAMEVGHITVEVNGWPCHCGRKGCLEAYVSSYGLERFYFMETGECASSFEVIERAKNRETEALKSIDEMSDYLTVGIASLIHLFNPDVVAISGGIPASYPELLKTTEQKVKKRAFKQPASDFSLKLAELGEFSGAFGALLLTMYNSS